A stretch of DNA from Chelonoidis abingdonii isolate Lonesome George chromosome 8, CheloAbing_2.0, whole genome shotgun sequence:
ATTTCACAATATTAATGACTGGTGTGCACTGACTTTCATTTGATACCTCATGCAACATTCTTTAAAGATAAATACTATGACAGCAATGACTTAGGTGTGGTGAGTTTTTCAGGCTTGATAGGAGTTACTGATAGAGCGGTGAAACCTTTGCTGGTAGGCATTAGGGGGTTCCTAGCATCAGAGATGTGAAGTTAACgtaaaaacaaatgtattcaaCCCCTTGAATGAGATGTTACCTGCTAAGAGTATGTGTGCATTGCATGCGTGCGTTAGCCAGAGATATGATGTGAAATATATTCCTTCCTATAATGCAGGGATCAGTAACTTTTGGCACGCAGCCTGCCATGATAAGCCCCTTGGAGGgttggactggtttgtttacctgctgcgtctgcaggttcggccgatcgcagctcccactggctgcagttcgctgtcccaggccagtgggagctgcgggaagggtggccagcaaatcccttggcccaccccacttcccgcagcccccattggcctggagcggtgaaccgtggccagtgggagttgcaatcagccgaacctgtgaatgctgcaggtaaacaaatcggcccggccggccagggggcttaccccggcgagctgcgtgccaaaggttgccgatccctgctataaTGTATTTCTGTAATATCTAAGAGATCAAAACTAAGTCTGTAGGTAAGAAAATACGTACCATAATGATGAGCACTGTGCACGCGCTGTTGCCCTGCTCTGCTTATTCGATATACTATGTGAACATGTATAGTAAGCAAATCAGTGGGATTGGAATATCCTTTAGCCAGTGCAGATGAAGCTTTGTTTTAtggcttttatttgtttgttttgttttcactcaAATATCTCCTTTCTTgggggtaatttttttttacatggcaTTTGCAGAACATTTCAGTGTTTGGATTTTTTGACTTTTCACTGAGCTTCATATTGTTAGCAAACAAGTGTGTCTCCAGTTTAGTTAACCTGTCCTTAAACAAGAGGCATTATGTCTGAAAAGGAAGAACTAAAAATAAATTGAGGCAGTTGGAACTTTTTGGATCTGCACATTTCCAAGCTAAGGGCTGGCCCCTACAAATTTtaatttacagtaactcctcacttaaagtcatcctggttaacgttgttacgttgctgatcaataaAGGAACATGCTTCTTTAAAGTtgtacaatgctcccttctaatgtcatttggcagccagCTGCCTTGTCTACTGCTTGGAGGAAGACCAGTCCCTCAcaactagctggtgggggcttggaaccagagtggaccggcagccccccatcagcttgcccatcagctccctgctcccttaagtttcctgtgcagcagctggctgcagttcagctgtccctcccaccactgccatgtgctgctcctgccctctgccttggagctgctccccgagacttctgcttgctgtgcggggggtgggaaggaaaaggggagctaatgtcaggctgtctccctcccccctgcttctgcaccgtgcttaccccatcttccatacagcagggctcaggatagagggagcttgcagcagctgtggtctcagcaagctgatctacttaacaaggcagtgtacttaaaggggaaatgcacatctctctctctcacacccttcattcctgctgccttgtagagtgagagttcacccttgagggctcagccaattgctagttcatcatttagcagtaagggaaatatcctaccctctgagtcctccacttcaaccaagcttcacagtcatcatcactgtgtatccgtattgtttgtttaaaaattatactgtgtgtgtatatgtataatagtcttttgtctggtgaaaaaaatttccctggaacttaaccccctcatttatattaaatattatggggaaattggattcgtgtaacatcattttgcttaaagtcacatttttccagaacataactacaatgttaaatgaggagttactgtacttcatGGGTCCCAGTGACTTGAATGCAACAAGGTGTGGTAATCAACTTTGCTCTCCTGATTCACCGCAGCTCACACTTACCCCACTGAGGTGGATATCATGTAGGAATCATTGCTGGCAGATTTACAGAAGTCTGGTGAAACAATTGTGCTGGATGTGCGAACTGACATAATTAACTACATCAAAATCTTCCCAGTGTAAAAAGATGAggctttttcatatttttaaaagaacccaGCACTGAGATGAAAATGTTTCAGTAAACTAGTGTCCAGAACAATGTCGTTCTCCAGTTTTTAACACCACACAACTTGGATGTGTTAATGTTTCAACCCCCTAGTTAAAAGGCACATGCCATTTACACAGCAATGCAaatccagccagtaaaactgTGTAAACATCAGGTTTACGCTACCACTTATATATAACAAATTAAAGTGAAAGAGTAAATTGAGTAAATTGTTTACATCCCCTGTGCAAACTGATTTGTCCTCTGTTTACATACATCTGCTTGTCAGAGAGTTTACTCATTAAGAGAGCTGGCACACAAAAAGTCCATATAAATCACTATTTTCCACACCTTTCATCTAGCTGAATACAAGGTTTTAGTGTCTCATACTTAATCTTTGTAAAAAGATTTGATTTCTTGAATTACCTTCAATTCTATGGTCAcatcttcctgtataatattctgTGTGCAAATGTGGGATGGAAAAGGCACTGAGTAGTTAAGGCAGAGTACCGTCATTAATAATACAAGAGGAATAGAAAGTTTATTAAAggaatttgtaataaaaatgacaaTGGGCTTTTGATATCTTAAGAAACATGACATCAATACTCCCTTTTATCTGGTATATGTTTGGTCCTTCCCCATAGCCACAATTGCCTTCCTAACCTGCAATGGATCAGAAGATGCATGAATGACACAACCTAGTTGTTCCTGGGTTTCCTGGTTTCTTTATTAATGACCAATGAATTACCAGGTTACATAGTCTCAGTCTGTTTCAATAGCAAAGTACTTttatttccactttaaaaaactctctgaaattcttcacCCAATTTAACAGTGGGCGCAGATGCTCAGCTAGGATAAACTGGCTGTGAtaaattgaattcagtggaacaatgctgagttacaccagctgaggatctggctcaatatATATTACAGTTATGCCTTTGGTTAATAAAGTGAAATGTAATTATTCATTTCATATTTCAGATAGAAATATAACTCAGTAGTCTATATGAATCTAATTCTCCTCTCATGCCAATGTAATCTGAGAGGAAGTGTTGAAATCAACAGTTCCatcagtgtaaaactgatgtgagaGAACTGCTGATTTATTGTAAGGAAGTGAAAAGTGATAACACTCATTTATGGGGTAATTTTTCAAAGCTACAAATGATGTGCTCACATGATGCCCATTGATATTTACCATtattgagccaaattcagccctagcATAAGTAGGCATAgcgcccactgacttcagtagaaattGCAGCTCTATAcaccaggatgaatttcatctaTCACTTTTCTAGATCTCTGTATCTCTCTTTGAAGATGCTCTCCTGAGTGTTCTGAAACACCATATATATTGATTATATTTTCAGACACTCCCCTAAATGAAAAAACACTATAAAAAGTCACAATCGCAATAGTATCACCAGTGTAAGCTGCAGTGTTTGGGGCCACTGCTGTAGCATAAGTTAGTGGGGAGGTTTTATATAAGCGTGAGTTCATATCTGAGTTTGTGAATGACTTCAACACCATTTAATTCCACCATTTCTGTTTGTCAGCAGGTATGAAAAACCTACACATTTATCTCTTAattcaaaaaatgattttttttttttaaaatgcggTTACCATCTAGCTTCTTGCAAAGCATCATGCTTTGTTCAGCAACTGTCAAAGTGCTAGCAGTTGTCATGTTTCCTGTGCTGGAAGAGTCACTAATTGTGGAAAGTGACATTTGAATGACAGACAGTGAAAGGCCCATCTCTGAAGCTTAATAGCCAAGCTATGAATAGTTCAGATACACCTTTATAAAAATCAAAAGATTAAAGCTATACctataaataattttaatctGATTTAGGAAAACCTCCAATTAGTGACAATAATAAACCACCGTTTTGGTTTCCTTAGCAAATTGATAGTGGTAAAAAGTGCTAGACTGATATAGCCCTGGAGGCTGTAAAGTCTGATATTTATCCAAAGAGCAGGTACAAACTGGATAACAGAAATGTAAATTCCTCCATATTCTTCACAGACACCTTGGTAAAAGCACTTCAACCATAATCTAGAAGGGCGAGATAGGGAGTTTAGACTCCATAGCCCTTTCAGTTCTTGGGCTCTCCGTTGAATCTGCCAAGATTGCCAATTGCAGTGGTAGACTCTGTGTTGTGGACACCTGTCCATAGGAGCTTTACTGAGatcaccagctcatttcacataggccagtGAAAAGCTGTTGAAAGGCAATGACTTTGGCTCACTACTAACCTGTGTTAGAGTCAAATAGGCGATTTAGTGGTTGTAGGCATGAAAGACCTCATAAAATGAAATATGCTATGAACTTTTgaacaaaaattaatattttttgtgtgtggagaaCAGAAAAACCTGACAGagtagaaaaactgaaaaatcctCTTAAACAATTTCCTTTTACAAAGTCCTGTACTCGACTGAGACCCAGAAGTGTGTTTTATCTTGAGAGCACATATTAAACTGTGTGCGACTATAGTTAGGAGTCAGTTTCATCAGTTCCTTAATTCTTGTAAATTACCTCACCAGAGACACTTTTGCTTGATCAGAGATTGCAAGGtaaattttcatttgtatttcGTTGCAGCTACTAATAATCTTTATGACCAAAGGaactgtatttgttttattctcGGTGTTTTTTGCATACACCTAGTTTGTGTTCTCATCTGATCATTTTAAATGATATTGAGAAGCACTATTGTCTGTGGTGAAGGAATAAACACTACACTGAGCAGTTCAGAATAATCAGTTGTCTTGATTTAAGATTACTTTGAGTGACAAACATAATATACTGGATGTGCCTACCATTCAAATAGTAGGCAAAGTCCCTGGGACACAAATCCAAAAGTGGTTGTAAAAGTTACGAATCAGTCttgaataaattaataaatcaaAAGTATTAAATGAATTTAGTTTGTTCATTTTCTCCATAAAATAAACTGTCACCCCAAAGTATATATAGTAGCAATTAGGTCGTCTTTCTCCTAAGTTTAAAGGCTCTATATCCCATTACCCAGTctgtggagttgctcctgattgtGATTGTaacttaatacaaataaatttaaTATCCAATTTTCTAGATTGAGGACCCAGGGAGCTCCATTAACTGTCAGTTCAGTGGCTTAGCTCCCTGTCACAATTGGCTGGACACTGGATATGTCTGTCTTTGCAGAGTTTCTTTGGGAAAATGCTCTTGCTTTCTGAGAGCAGCTGCCCCTTTTATAATGACAATTCTCAGCCCAGGCATGcctgaaaggaggagagagagactgcagtgCGTGGCTCTGGGCTGCATTCTTTCGCTGGCACACACACAACAGGGACTTGAGCTCAGAGCGGAAGCTCTCATTGAGCCAGCAGTAAATGAAGGGGTTGTAGCAGGTGCTGCTCATGGCAAACCAATGGAAAGCAAAGTACAGAGCATTGTTGCTGTGGATGGCCCTGCTGGAGATGAGCACCAGGTAGCAGTTCAGTGGGAACCAGCAGACagcaaaaaccaccaccaccaccattaaCATCTTCAGTGTCATCTTCTTCTTCCGCTGATGGGCAAAGTATTGCTCCATGGTGACGTCTCCAATGGCATTCCTCAGCCAGAGCTTCTTGGCTACCATTGTGTATGTGATGGAGATCACAAGCAAAGGCAGGACGTACAAGAGTACAAAAGTAGTTAAGTCCAGGTACTTCCAGAAGAGATCAGCAGGAGGAGGGAAGATGGGGAGACAGACCATTCGTATAGTTCTGTTCCTGGAGCACAAGAGGAGAAAACCTGTCAATTCCACAATCATAAGCATATAGTATAAAGGGGTTATGCCCCTTATAAAATACCTATAAGATAGCTCGGCACATATGGTAAACAGATAAAGCAATTCATTCAGACACATGGATTAGTGCTTCTTTAAGTAAAGAACTTAAACTCAAATTGGGcccaaaatgtagatttttacttacttttttaaaaaaaaacttttattaaagcttcatggaaaaacaaaaaccctattaCAATTTACATCTGTCAATTCTAATGGAAATAGTTAAAATGAACCTCCCTCAGCAGTGTCTGCTGCACTGAGAAAATGAAGATGGAACTGACTAAtaaagataaaagcagcaaagagtcctgtggcaccttatagactaacagacatattgaagcatgagctttcgtgggtgaatacccactttgtcggatgcatgtattcacccacaaaagctcatgctccaatacgtctgttagtctataaggtgccacaggactctttgctgcttttgcagatccagactaacacaggtaCCTGATAAAAGATAAAAGTGACTCCCTTTGATTTTCATTGAACATTAGAGAGAAACTCAAAGTGGAAACATGCTGATTGAGCTTAACGTTTTTCCAGTTGTCAATTTTCAGCTAATTTTtactaacagaaaaaaataaacgtGTGTTTATAATTTATGGCTGTTAAATTGAGGCAGCTccttaaaaacaaatccttgtttatACACTTACCCAATATCAAATCTTGCTAGATTCTGGTAGATGGCAtggggcagagagaagcagctGGCCATAACCCAGATTATAATGATGCAAATTCCTCCTTTAGCAGTTGACATCCGGGGTTTCAAAGGGTGCATTATAACCTAAGGAGGACAAATAGTTCAGAGCATGTTAAATCTTCTCATAGCAGGCTTTAAAAAGACTCTATCTGAACCCTTCTGAACTGATAACAGGACTAACTGTTCAAAAACACAGATTAATTCTGGAATGTGATGTACTGCATCAGCAACCGGAcagttccctcccacccccattgctGAATTTAGAAGCAGCTAGCAAACATGTTCACAAAGACAACAGACAAAGTCAGCACCAATTACTATGGGAACAGATCAGGCTTTAGCTGTAAGTGATGGTAATGTAACTTGGTCATGTAACTATGATGCCCACATTGGCATTCAGTTGATGTGAAAGAGATTTTTGCAGATTTGATGACTGTGGGGACCAGTTTTAGTGTCTGGCCCACTGAAGCCTACCTCATTTACATTAGAGCTGGGTTTGGCCCCAGACTGTGTTGGCAATGGTGTGGCtcaaatcagtgtgtgtgtgtgtgtgtgtgtgtgtgtgtgtgtgtgtgtgtgtgtgtgtgtgtgtgtgtgtgtgtgtgtgtgtgtgtgtgtgtgagagagagagagagagagagagagagagggagggagagagagagagagcgagctgcTTTATTTTCCACCCTTCTGCNgagagagagagagagagagagagagagggagggagagagagagagagcgagctgcTTTATTTTCCACCCTTCTGCCCATTGCTTTTGCTTCTGAAGGAAGCTCACAAGAATTGTGGTCTAAAAATCACCGACTGCTACTCTTTCAAATGCTATTATAGCTTTGCATTGTGTAGAGACCTGGAAAGCAAAACTGACACAAGCCTTCCACCGCTGAGGTGGCCTGATCTTGTGGACTGAGCGCAGGGTTGTAaataatcccagctctgacactgattccATCTGGGCCCTAGAACAAGTCGCTTCACTTCTTTGGGCCTtatttttccccatctgtgaag
This window harbors:
- the LOC116816583 gene encoding G-protein coupled receptor 83-like, encoding MSSHVWFPLQYISKPYRRAQTRNGSDFLSALYGFPNRSSFFHGDLNLDDLGDFDRGTRYEGESQSRTVKALLIVAYSVIIGISLFGNILVCHVVIKNKRMHSATSLFIVNLAMADIMITLLNTPFTLVRFVSSTWIFGKLMCHISRFVQYCSVHVSVLTLAAIALDRHQVIMHPLKPRMSTAKGGICIIIIWVMASCFSLPHAIYQNLARFDIGNRTIRMVCLPIFPPPADLFWKYLDLTTFVLLYVLPLLVISITYTMVAKKLWLRNAIGDVTMEQYFAHQRKKKMTLKMLMVVVVVFAVCWFPLNCYLVLISSRAIHSNNALYFAFHWFAMSSTCYNPFIYCWLNESFRSELKSLLCVCQRKNAAQSHALQSLSPPFRHAWAENCHYKRGSCSQKARAFSQRNSAKTDISSVQPIVTGS